A window of the Desulfobacula toluolica Tol2 genome harbors these coding sequences:
- a CDS encoding alpha/beta fold hydrolase: MNKFAFALSGYTFKTVSGFSKSQIKIFGEHHIPNGSVIFTANHFTRIETVFLPYHIHNITKKEVWSLASEELFNVPILQGVLDKLGAVSTKDPNRDDLILKTLFSGNVQWVIFPEGMMVKNKKLIRKNRFALIDDASVSRPHTGAAITALRCEFYRERLRRMKDMGVTEFDRLIHEFEIKNIDKVLSGQTYIVPVNITYYPASPKENILSKIAQIIMKAPSKRVMEELMTEGSMLFSDVSINIRFGEPIKVKGYLNDPYIESMLTVKRKVKFDDDIISKQLTRKFSNIIMEEYMSAVYAMTCLNYDHVLACILKHFPYRKQGIDIYEFKCKVYIAICRLVSDKTYFVSEEFYKNQIHLLIDDRFNRFVNFLTIAENTGVINLKNNKIFKDQTKFLTRSNFHNIRIENPILVMVNEVEPLKEVEAVLKKIAQTSYDEIISRVKDKIIEKTANDFSRDYNDHYIVGESKRKKIGSPIFLKHESEIAGVLLIHGYMAAPEEMKPFANYLYENSFTVYVPRLKGHGTAPEDLAQTTYEQWIESVEEAFIILRHSCEKIIVGGFSTGAGLALELSARVEDIVAVFAVAPPMRLQDLGSYFVPAIDAWNAMIKKIHLNTIAKEFIENHPENSHINYQRNPVSGIHQLEKLMEYLEPKLKTITKPTLVIQSRKDPVVNPKGTLKLFEQLGSDNKEYYIFDYDRHGILTGDDVQRIYKAIEQFIEQFIE, translated from the coding sequence ATGAATAAATTTGCATTTGCATTATCCGGCTACACTTTTAAAACGGTTTCCGGATTTTCAAAATCACAGATTAAAATTTTTGGAGAACATCATATCCCGAATGGTTCCGTTATCTTTACAGCCAACCATTTTACAAGGATAGAAACTGTTTTTTTGCCCTATCATATTCATAATATCACCAAAAAAGAGGTCTGGTCCCTTGCCAGTGAAGAATTATTCAATGTACCAATTTTACAAGGTGTTTTAGATAAATTAGGGGCGGTATCAACCAAAGATCCGAACAGGGATGATCTTATTTTAAAAACATTGTTTTCCGGAAACGTGCAATGGGTCATATTTCCCGAAGGCATGATGGTAAAAAACAAAAAACTGATCAGAAAAAATCGGTTTGCATTGATTGATGATGCGTCCGTAAGCCGACCACACACTGGTGCCGCCATAACAGCTTTGCGATGTGAATTTTACCGGGAGCGCCTCAGAAGGATGAAAGACATGGGGGTGACTGAATTTGACCGGCTGATTCATGAATTTGAAATCAAAAACATCGACAAGGTTCTCTCCGGGCAAACCTATATTGTTCCGGTTAACATTACATATTATCCAGCAAGCCCAAAGGAAAATATTTTAAGTAAAATTGCCCAGATTATAATGAAAGCCCCCTCAAAAAGGGTGATGGAGGAATTGATGACAGAAGGCAGCATGCTGTTTTCCGATGTGAGTATCAATATTCGATTCGGAGAACCAATTAAGGTAAAAGGGTATTTAAATGATCCCTATATTGAAAGCATGCTTACAGTCAAACGCAAAGTTAAATTCGATGATGATATCATTTCAAAACAGCTTACAAGAAAATTTTCCAACATCATCATGGAAGAATATATGTCGGCCGTATACGCCATGACATGCTTGAATTATGACCATGTTCTGGCATGCATCTTGAAACATTTTCCTTATAGAAAACAGGGTATTGATATCTATGAATTTAAATGCAAGGTGTATATTGCTATTTGCCGACTGGTTTCGGATAAAACATATTTTGTATCTGAGGAATTTTATAAGAACCAGATTCATCTTTTAATTGACGACAGGTTCAACCGATTTGTAAATTTTTTAACTATTGCTGAAAATACAGGAGTTATCAACCTAAAAAACAACAAAATTTTTAAAGATCAGACCAAATTTTTGACCAGGTCAAATTTTCATAACATACGGATTGAAAATCCCATTCTTGTCATGGTCAATGAGGTTGAACCCCTTAAAGAGGTTGAGGCGGTTTTAAAAAAAATTGCTCAGACCTCTTATGATGAAATCATCAGCCGTGTAAAAGATAAGATTATTGAAAAGACTGCAAATGATTTTTCCCGGGATTATAATGACCATTATATTGTAGGGGAGTCTAAAAGAAAAAAAATAGGAAGCCCCATATTTTTAAAGCATGAAAGTGAAATCGCAGGGGTTCTGCTTATTCATGGATATATGGCAGCTCCTGAAGAGATGAAACCCTTTGCAAACTATCTGTATGAAAATTCTTTTACGGTTTATGTACCCAGGCTAAAAGGGCATGGTACAGCGCCTGAAGATCTTGCCCAAACAACTTATGAACAATGGATAGAATCGGTGGAAGAGGCATTTATCATTTTAAGGCATTCTTGTGAAAAAATAATTGTCGGCGGTTTTTCAACCGGTGCCGGACTTGCTCTGGAATTGTCCGCAAGGGTAGAGGATATTGTTGCGGTATTTGCCGTTGCACCGCCTATGAGACTTCAGGATTTAGGATCATATTTTGTCCCTGCTATTGATGCATGGAATGCCATGATAAAAAAGATTCATCTGAACACCATTGCAAAAGAGTTTATTGAAAATCATCCTGAGAATTCCCATATCAACTATCAAAGAAATCCTGTCTCGGGTATCCATCAGCTTGAAAAACTCATGGAATATCTTGAGCCGAAATTAAAAACCATCACAAAGCCGACATTGGTGATCCAATCCAGAAAAGATCCTGTTGTAAATCCAAAGGGAACCCTTAAATTATTTGAACAATTGGGATCTGATAATAAAGAATATTATATCTTTGATTATGATAGGCACGGGATCTTAACAGGTGATGACGTTCAAAGAATTTATAAGGCTATTGAACAATTTATTGAACAATTTATTGAATAA
- a CDS encoding 4Fe-4S dicluster domain-containing protein, with protein MYSKIIILNFPAEVTQKAIVCQLTKKYDLLFNILRAQISNKKEGYMVMQISSESKAAFNKGVKFLKDQGVSISSPEHQIYKNEEICTHCGACTAVCPTDALYIKRPEMEVIFDKEKCSVCELCIVTCPTRAMGLFSEETQALV; from the coding sequence TTGTATTCAAAGATAATCATACTGAATTTCCCTGCAGAGGTTACTCAAAAAGCGATAGTATGCCAGTTAACAAAAAAATATGACCTTTTGTTTAATATTTTGCGTGCCCAGATATCCAATAAAAAAGAGGGATACATGGTTATGCAGATTTCATCAGAGTCCAAAGCTGCGTTCAACAAAGGGGTGAAATTCCTTAAAGATCAGGGAGTCTCAATTTCCAGCCCGGAACATCAAATTTATAAAAACGAGGAAATCTGTACCCATTGCGGGGCTTGCACAGCAGTCTGCCCGACTGACGCTCTTTATATCAAACGACCTGAGATGGAAGTTATTTTTGATAAAGAAAAATGCAGCGTATGCGAGCTTTGTATTGTAACCTGCCCAACACGGGCAATGGGACTTTTCTCTGAAGAAACCCAAGCACTTGTCTGA
- the mnmA gene encoding tRNA 2-thiouridine(34) synthase MnmA, producing MKHPVIAIAVSGGIDSLVSGYLLKQKYKHVFGIHFTTGYEKDLADMARLEKQLGFPVTCIDLSDAFEKKVVDYFIRTYLEGKTPNPCIICNKEIKFGELLKHAQNMGADFLATGHYATIINPICFPDKTICHCYLKKGMDSLKDQSYFLSLLSASQLEKIIFPLAGMTKKEVKQFADSKHLIPIHPSESQDICFIHDNDFSGFITDKTGHHPKPGNIINHHGKIVGRHKGLHKFTIGQRRGIDCPAKEPYYVKKIDVKNNILEVCFKEDLSEKKMIVDQINWNVSDQKNISNITTDMMANIMTKIRYSHKGALSSLSLKGATVKVVFDEPQNAITPGQAAVFYKDARVLGAGIIQ from the coding sequence ATGAAGCATCCTGTTATTGCAATTGCTGTAAGCGGCGGGATTGATTCTCTTGTTTCCGGCTATCTTTTAAAACAAAAATACAAGCATGTTTTCGGCATTCATTTTACAACCGGATATGAAAAAGACTTGGCAGATATGGCACGGCTTGAAAAACAGCTTGGGTTTCCAGTGACCTGCATTGATCTTTCAGATGCGTTTGAAAAAAAAGTTGTTGATTATTTTATCCGGACATATCTTGAGGGCAAAACGCCAAATCCCTGCATTATCTGCAACAAAGAAATAAAATTCGGGGAACTGCTTAAGCACGCCCAAAATATGGGAGCGGATTTTCTGGCCACAGGACACTATGCCACCATAATCAACCCCATCTGTTTTCCAGATAAAACGATTTGTCATTGTTATCTTAAAAAAGGGATGGATTCGTTAAAAGACCAAAGTTATTTTCTTTCCCTTTTATCTGCAAGCCAACTTGAAAAAATTATTTTTCCATTGGCAGGAATGACAAAAAAAGAGGTTAAACAATTTGCCGACTCAAAGCATCTGATCCCCATTCACCCCAGTGAAAGCCAGGATATCTGTTTTATTCATGACAACGATTTTTCCGGTTTTATAACTGATAAAACCGGTCATCATCCCAAACCCGGCAATATTATAAACCACCACGGAAAAATAGTGGGCCGTCACAAGGGACTGCATAAATTTACCATAGGACAAAGACGCGGCATAGACTGCCCTGCAAAAGAACCCTATTATGTCAAAAAGATTGATGTTAAAAATAATATTCTCGAGGTCTGTTTTAAAGAAGATCTGTCTGAAAAAAAAATGATTGTTGACCAGATAAACTGGAATGTTTCAGATCAAAAAAATATCTCCAATATTACAACTGATATGATGGCCAACATTATGACTAAAATCAGATATAGCCACAAAGGCGCCTTGTCCAGTCTCTCTTTGAAAGGGGCTACAGTAAAAGTTGTGTTTGATGAACCCCAGAATGCGATTACTCCCGGACAGGCAGCCGTATTTTATAAGGATGCCAGGGTCCTTGGAGCCGGCATTATTCAATGA
- the mtaB gene encoding tRNA (N(6)-L-threonylcarbamoyladenosine(37)-C(2))-methylthiotransferase MtaB yields MKKFYIQTLGCKVNQYESDGIALSLEKQGWQKAKKKQAADVFVINTCAVTSKAGMQSRQAIRKIIRENPNATVIVTGCHAQTDPDQINKIEHMSKTGHIVCHKDKTLIAKHITDICENASPLTFKKTDHNKANIFHGFDHAVKGEMTRAYLKIQDGCNAFCTYCIVPHARGASVSMPEKEVFKHLNELDRSGFKEVILTGIHTGMYGLDLEKKSSLVQLLEKINDQRPVHRVRLSSIEPAELNDGIINLAGQGNILCDHFHIPLQSGDDDILKKMKRPYDVGFFKEIIHKIHETIPNAGIGIDTLIGFPSETQKQFENTYNLLEALPISYLHVFPFSARKGTPAYHFDDKVDAGVIKKRCVAMRELDKIKRKAFIDANLNKRLEGLVQHKPDMKTGLLKAVTSNYLTVFLNKNHANQLKGKIINLVPEQCDKHMNIMGKIIE; encoded by the coding sequence ATGAAAAAATTTTATATCCAAACATTAGGCTGTAAAGTCAATCAATATGAAAGTGATGGCATTGCGTTAAGCCTTGAAAAACAGGGCTGGCAAAAAGCCAAAAAAAAGCAGGCTGCAGATGTTTTCGTCATCAATACCTGCGCTGTTACATCCAAGGCAGGCATGCAGTCAAGGCAGGCCATTCGTAAAATTATCAGAGAAAATCCAAATGCAACCGTAATTGTAACAGGATGTCATGCCCAGACCGACCCTGATCAGATAAACAAAATTGAGCATATGAGTAAGACCGGTCACATTGTCTGCCATAAAGACAAGACCCTTATTGCAAAGCATATTACGGACATTTGTGAGAACGCATCCCCCCTGACATTTAAAAAAACAGATCACAACAAAGCAAATATTTTTCACGGGTTTGATCATGCAGTAAAAGGGGAAATGACACGGGCATATCTTAAAATCCAGGATGGGTGTAATGCATTTTGCACCTATTGCATTGTCCCCCATGCCAGGGGAGCTTCCGTGAGCATGCCGGAAAAAGAGGTGTTTAAACATTTAAATGAGCTTGACCGTTCGGGATTTAAAGAGGTTATCCTTACAGGAATACACACTGGCATGTACGGCCTTGATCTTGAAAAAAAATCATCGCTTGTGCAATTGCTTGAGAAAATCAATGATCAACGGCCTGTTCACAGGGTAAGACTCAGTTCCATTGAACCTGCAGAACTCAATGATGGGATTATAAATCTTGCCGGACAGGGAAATATTTTATGTGATCATTTCCATATTCCCCTGCAGTCCGGAGATGATGATATTTTAAAAAAAATGAAGAGGCCCTATGATGTTGGTTTCTTTAAAGAAATCATCCATAAAATTCATGAAACCATACCCAACGCAGGCATTGGGATTGACACATTGATCGGATTCCCTTCTGAAACCCAAAAACAATTTGAAAACACTTATAATCTTCTTGAAGCACTTCCCATATCCTATCTTCATGTTTTTCCATTTTCCGCCAGGAAAGGTACTCCAGCCTATCATTTTGATGACAAGGTTGATGCCGGTGTCATTAAAAAACGATGTGTGGCAATGAGAGAGCTTGATAAAATAAAACGAAAGGCCTTTATTGACGCCAATCTGAACAAGAGGCTCGAAGGTCTTGTGCAACACAAGCCTGATATGAAAACAGGTCTGCTCAAAGCAGTAACGTCAAATTACCTCACTGTTTTTTTAAACAAAAATCATGCTAATCAACTCAAAGGAAAAATAATTAACCTTGTCCCTGAACAATGTGATAAACATATGAACATTATGGGGAAAATTATAGAATAG
- a CDS encoding TerB family tellurite resistance protein, with protein sequence MSWLGKMIGGTIGFALGGPLGAVAGAAFGHTFVDKKEKAYLSSRPNIHGSGFQRPGSQQYGSQDTLSSNEEAQLVFFTAAFSMLAKICKADGAVTENEISAIDTFMKRDLQLDFNSQQTAQNIFRQAVHSSESFDAFALQFYSVFRSQPRIIELMMDVLLRVSAADGSISSREETMLLSATRIFNYSDTDYARLKSKYVKETNKYYNVLKCDESASNEEIKKQYRKLVTEYHPDKIESKGLPEEFIKFANDKFKEIQEAYDHIKKERRL encoded by the coding sequence ATGAGTTGGCTTGGCAAAATGATCGGGGGAACCATTGGGTTTGCATTGGGTGGTCCTCTGGGTGCTGTGGCAGGGGCTGCATTCGGGCATACGTTTGTGGACAAAAAAGAAAAGGCATATCTTTCATCAAGACCCAATATTCATGGATCAGGTTTTCAAAGACCTGGATCACAACAATATGGATCACAGGACACACTCTCTTCCAATGAAGAGGCTCAGCTTGTTTTTTTTACTGCCGCCTTTTCCATGCTGGCTAAAATCTGTAAAGCAGACGGCGCTGTAACCGAAAATGAAATTTCTGCAATTGACACATTTATGAAACGCGATCTTCAGCTTGATTTCAACAGTCAACAAACCGCCCAGAATATTTTCAGACAGGCGGTTCATTCTTCTGAAAGCTTTGATGCCTTTGCCCTTCAGTTTTATTCGGTCTTCAGATCCCAGCCCCGTATCATCGAGTTGATGATGGATGTATTGCTGAGGGTTTCTGCCGCAGACGGAAGCATTTCCAGCCGGGAAGAAACCATGCTTTTATCAGCCACAAGGATTTTTAATTATTCTGATACAGACTATGCAAGGCTTAAATCAAAATATGTCAAAGAAACCAATAAATATTACAATGTTTTGAAATGTGATGAGAGCGCATCCAATGAAGAGATAAAAAAACAGTATCGAAAGCTTGTTACCGAATACCATCCAGATAAAATTGAATCCAAAGGGCTTCCTGAAGAATTTATAAAATTTGCCAATGACAAGTTTAAGGAAATCCAGGAAGCTTATGACCATATAAAAAAGGAGCGGCGGCTATAG
- a CDS encoding BON domain-containing protein: protein MNFQNLILFFVLTIALILTGCGAAVVGGAAYGGYKGVTDKRSIGTMVDDSVICTTVKSKMIADEFVKARHIDVDVLKGVVYLIGVVESSSQKRMAADIARGVEGVQRVENQLIIGRTSAGQAFDDTVLTSKIKTELLKTPEIRSTNIDVDTNNNVVTLTGIVKTQREKDKVLYIVYKIAGNRQIVDNLSVSN, encoded by the coding sequence ATGAATTTTCAAAATTTGATTTTATTTTTTGTATTGACAATCGCCCTGATTCTTACCGGATGTGGTGCTGCGGTCGTCGGTGGTGCTGCATATGGAGGGTATAAGGGCGTGACGGACAAACGCTCCATAGGTACTATGGTGGATGATTCAGTGATTTGTACAACCGTTAAATCCAAAATGATTGCAGATGAATTTGTAAAAGCCCGGCATATTGATGTGGATGTACTAAAAGGGGTGGTATACCTGATCGGGGTTGTTGAATCTTCATCTCAAAAAAGAATGGCGGCAGACATTGCAAGAGGAGTTGAAGGGGTTCAACGGGTTGAAAACCAGTTAATTATAGGTAGAACAAGCGCAGGTCAGGCTTTTGATGATACTGTTCTGACAAGCAAAATAAAAACCGAACTTTTAAAAACACCTGAGATCCGTTCAACAAATATTGACGTTGACACAAATAATAATGTGGTCACACTGACGGGGATTGTTAAAACACAAAGAGAAAAAGACAAGGTTCTTTATATTGTATACAAAATTGCCGGAAACCGGCAGATAGTTGACAATCTGTCAGTGAGCAATTGA
- the dnaE gene encoding DNA polymerase III subunit alpha, translating to MSNTTSPFYHLHLHTEYSLLDGAIRLDSLFKKCHEYGMDAVSMTDHGTMFGVAEFYEKAKKQSIKPVIGCEVYVAPRTLNDRTQMDHKGLSHLVLLAKNREGYANLCKLVSIAQLKGFYYKPRIDKELLVNHSKGLIGLSACLKGDIPKHILQNKMDEADDAARFYLNTFGEDNFFLEIQENGMDIQHKVNQGILDISDRLSIPMVATNDCHYLSKGDDVAHEILLCIQTGDTLNNQNRFKFDSDQLYFKSPEEMIQTFGKYPGAIENTREVIAKCNVEFDDKTYHFPRYAQSEDESEDDLFKQKALEGFEERLKLIKQSNPDIDEQMYRDRIDYEIGIILDMGFPGYFLIVADFIEHSKKINVPVGPGRGSAAGSMVAYAMGITALDPIEHGLIFERFLNPSRISMPDIDVDFCIEGRDKVYKYTIDRYGGPEYVCQIITFGRLKAKAVIRDVGRAIGVLLSEVDEIAKMIPDNAKNLTKAIEEVPAIRDKCAESEEKTKMLEVALLLEGLPRHASTHAAGVVVADKPLNEYLPLYKGKEGETVTQFDMNYVEKLGLVKFDFLGLRNLTVIKNCIELIKKQGKTPPDLLNLDYNDAKTFELLQSADTTGVFQLESSGMKDLILRLKPASFSDIVALVALYRPGPLDSGMADSYVERKNGREEVVYLFDELEPVLKETYGVILYQEQVMKIAGVLANYTMADADGLRKAMGKKIVSMMEEHRELFLKGAKENNHDLQKAGELFDLMEKFGGYGFNKSHSAAYALIAYQTAYLKANFAIEFIAALMTSERSNSDAVIKYIDECRSHKIKVLPPDVNQSDAHFTVSDGCIRFGLAAVKNVGEAAIESIVESREKDAGYESIYDFCERVNVGKVNKKVLEALIKCGAFDLTGTRRSQMMAILEDALDHGSRIQKEKADSQMDLFADSNMGTALPVSTPKLPDIEEWDDNMLLSLEKESLGFYITGHPLDKYEDTIQKYTTVNSVNINDVADGKMIRMGGALKILKIHKTKKGDMMAFSAIEDQFGSIEVVVFPNLYAKSHTLLTGDNIVILEAEVQKNENITKLIAEKIVPIELASSEWTNGVLINVNAQDASSDTLEKLKSIIETFPGECTACLKIEIDDKPPVLVKLSDEYNTCSDPSFFGRVSDLLGKGSIETRCAPVKEKQKKNKPWLNNKN from the coding sequence ATGAGCAACACTACGTCACCATTTTATCACCTTCATCTTCATACCGAGTATTCATTGCTTGATGGTGCCATAAGACTGGACTCCTTATTCAAGAAATGCCATGAATATGGCATGGATGCCGTATCCATGACAGATCATGGCACCATGTTCGGTGTTGCAGAGTTTTATGAAAAGGCCAAAAAGCAATCCATAAAACCCGTGATCGGGTGCGAGGTCTATGTTGCCCCAAGAACCTTGAATGACCGAACCCAGATGGATCATAAGGGATTGAGCCATCTGGTTCTTCTGGCAAAAAACCGGGAAGGATATGCCAATCTTTGCAAACTTGTTTCCATTGCCCAGCTCAAGGGCTTTTATTATAAACCCAGAATTGATAAAGAGCTTCTGGTCAACCATTCCAAAGGCTTGATCGGGCTTTCAGCCTGCCTTAAAGGGGATATTCCCAAGCATATTCTCCAAAACAAGATGGATGAGGCTGATGATGCGGCCAGGTTTTATTTGAACACCTTTGGCGAGGATAATTTTTTTCTGGAAATCCAGGAAAATGGAATGGATATTCAGCATAAGGTAAATCAAGGCATACTTGATATCAGTGACCGGCTGTCCATTCCCATGGTTGCCACCAATGACTGCCACTATCTTTCCAAGGGTGATGATGTTGCCCATGAAATTTTGCTGTGCATACAGACAGGAGATACCCTTAACAATCAGAACCGGTTTAAATTTGATTCAGACCAGCTCTATTTCAAATCTCCTGAGGAGATGATCCAAACATTTGGCAAGTATCCGGGTGCAATTGAAAACACACGCGAAGTCATAGCCAAATGCAATGTTGAGTTTGATGACAAGACCTATCATTTTCCGCGTTATGCCCAGTCTGAAGATGAGTCTGAAGATGACCTTTTCAAGCAAAAAGCCCTGGAAGGGTTTGAAGAAAGGCTCAAACTCATAAAGCAATCCAACCCGGACATTGACGAGCAAATGTACAGGGATAGAATTGATTATGAGATCGGCATTATCCTTGATATGGGATTTCCCGGATATTTTCTTATTGTTGCAGATTTTATAGAACATTCAAAAAAAATCAATGTGCCGGTAGGTCCGGGAAGAGGTTCTGCCGCTGGCTCCATGGTGGCCTATGCCATGGGAATTACAGCCCTGGACCCAATAGAACACGGCCTAATCTTTGAAAGATTCTTAAATCCGTCCCGTATCAGCATGCCGGATATTGATGTGGATTTTTGTATTGAAGGCCGGGACAAGGTTTATAAATATACCATTGACCGGTATGGCGGCCCTGAGTATGTCTGTCAGATTATTACTTTTGGAAGGCTTAAAGCCAAGGCTGTTATCAGGGATGTAGGAAGGGCCATAGGGGTTCTTTTGTCCGAGGTGGATGAAATTGCCAAAATGATTCCTGATAATGCCAAGAACCTTACAAAGGCCATTGAAGAAGTTCCGGCAATCCGGGACAAATGTGCAGAATCTGAAGAAAAAACCAAGATGCTTGAGGTTGCCCTTCTTCTTGAAGGATTGCCAAGGCATGCCTCCACCCATGCGGCAGGTGTTGTGGTTGCCGACAAACCATTGAACGAATATCTCCCATTGTACAAAGGCAAAGAGGGAGAAACCGTGACCCAGTTTGATATGAATTATGTTGAAAAGCTTGGTCTGGTTAAATTTGATTTTTTGGGATTAAGAAACCTTACTGTTATCAAAAATTGTATTGAATTGATTAAAAAGCAAGGGAAAACTCCCCCGGATCTTTTGAATCTTGATTACAATGATGCAAAAACTTTTGAGTTGTTACAGAGTGCTGATACAACAGGCGTGTTCCAGCTTGAAAGTTCAGGTATGAAAGACTTGATTTTACGGCTCAAGCCTGCAAGTTTTTCCGATATTGTCGCCTTGGTTGCCTTGTACCGGCCTGGACCTTTGGACAGTGGCATGGCAGACTCCTATGTTGAACGTAAAAACGGCCGCGAAGAAGTTGTGTATCTGTTTGATGAACTGGAACCGGTATTAAAAGAAACCTATGGGGTGATTCTTTACCAGGAACAGGTCATGAAAATTGCCGGCGTATTGGCAAATTATACCATGGCGGATGCGGACGGGCTTAGAAAAGCCATGGGGAAAAAGATTGTTTCCATGATGGAAGAGCATCGCGAACTTTTCCTGAAAGGGGCAAAAGAAAATAACCATGATCTTCAAAAGGCTGGTGAACTATTTGATTTAATGGAAAAATTCGGCGGCTATGGCTTTAATAAATCCCATAGTGCGGCTTATGCCCTCATTGCCTACCAGACCGCTTATTTAAAGGCTAATTTTGCCATTGAGTTTATTGCTGCGTTAATGACCAGTGAAAGAAGCAATTCCGATGCTGTTATCAAGTATATAGATGAGTGCCGTAGCCATAAAATAAAGGTGCTGCCGCCGGATGTAAATCAGAGTGATGCTCATTTTACCGTATCTGACGGATGTATCCGGTTTGGTCTTGCAGCCGTGAAAAATGTTGGTGAAGCAGCTATTGAATCGATTGTTGAATCAAGAGAAAAAGACGCTGGTTACGAAAGCATTTATGATTTTTGCGAACGGGTTAATGTCGGAAAGGTTAACAAAAAAGTCCTTGAAGCATTGATCAAGTGCGGGGCTTTTGATTTAACCGGTACTCGGCGCAGCCAGATGATGGCAATTCTTGAAGATGCCCTTGATCACGGCTCCAGAATTCAAAAGGAAAAAGCTGATTCACAAATGGATTTGTTTGCAGATTCAAATATGGGGACTGCACTTCCCGTGAGTACGCCAAAGCTTCCGGATATTGAAGAATGGGATGATAATATGCTTTTGTCCCTGGAAAAAGAGTCTTTGGGATTTTATATTACCGGACATCCTCTTGATAAATATGAAGATACGATTCAAAAATATACCACTGTGAACTCAGTTAATATTAATGATGTTGCTGATGGAAAAATGATTCGTATGGGCGGTGCCTTAAAAATCCTTAAGATTCATAAAACCAAAAAAGGGGACATGATGGCATTTTCAGCCATCGAAGACCAGTTCGGAAGCATTGAGGTTGTGGTATTTCCCAATCTTTATGCAAAAAGCCACACTCTTCTGACTGGTGATAATATTGTTATCCTGGAAGCAGAGGTTCAAAAAAATGAAAATATTACAAAGCTTATAGCGGAAAAAATTGTTCCAATTGAGCTGGCCTCTAGCGAATGGACCAATGGCGTATTGATCAATGTTAATGCGCAGGATGCGTCTTCAGATACGCTTGAAAAACTTAAATCAATTATTGAAACATTTCCTGGAGAGTGTACCGCTTGTTTAAAAATAGAAATTGATGATAAGCCGCCGGTACTGGTTAAACTTTCGGATGAATACAATACCTGTTCTGATCCCTCGTTTTTCGGCAGAGTAAGCGACCTGCTGGGCAAGGGTTCCATTGAAACCAGGTGTGCCCCGGTTAAAGAAAAACAAAAGAAAAACAAACCCTGGCTTAATAATAAAAATTGA